A part of Gemmatimonas groenlandica genomic DNA contains:
- a CDS encoding NADH-quinone oxidoreductase subunit A, giving the protein MLRNYLPVLLLLGFVIINAVLILGIAHLTVRPQPTMVKSQPYESGMSPLGDARERVSVKFYLVAMLFIVFDIETVFMIPWGVYYRQLSCHVPMVAGACPVGQLSFFGLGEMLVFAAILVVGFVYVWKKGALTWD; this is encoded by the coding sequence ATGCTACGAAACTATCTCCCGGTTCTGCTTCTGTTGGGCTTCGTGATCATCAACGCGGTGCTGATTCTCGGCATCGCGCATCTCACGGTGCGGCCGCAACCCACGATGGTGAAGTCGCAGCCGTACGAATCCGGTATGAGCCCGCTCGGTGATGCGCGTGAACGCGTTTCGGTGAAGTTCTATCTCGTCGCCATGCTCTTCATCGTCTTCGATATCGAGACGGTGTTCATGATCCCATGGGGCGTCTATTACCGGCAGCTCTCTTGCCACGTCCCGATGGTTGCCGGGGCATGTCCGGTCGGGCAGCTATCGTTCTTCGGCCTTGGGGAGATGCTCGTGTTCGCGGCCATTCTCGTCGTCGGCTTCGTCTATGTCTGGAAGAAGGGAGCGCTCACGTGGGATTGA
- the dcd gene encoding dCTP deaminase has product MGLCSDRWITRMAREHGMIEPFEDRQVREGVISYGVSSYGYDMRVAREFKIFTNVLSSIVDPKAFDPKSFVEFEGDVCIVPPNSFALARSVEYFRIPRNVLTLTVGKSTYARCGIITNVTPFEPEWEGYVTLEISNTTPLPAKIYANEGIAQVVFFTGDEPPEVSYGDKKGKYQGQHGVTLPRI; this is encoded by the coding sequence ATGGGGCTCTGCTCTGACCGCTGGATCACGCGTATGGCGCGTGAGCACGGCATGATCGAACCGTTCGAAGACCGTCAGGTCCGCGAAGGCGTCATTTCCTATGGCGTCAGCTCCTACGGCTACGACATGCGTGTCGCCCGGGAGTTCAAGATCTTCACGAACGTGCTCAGCTCGATCGTCGATCCGAAGGCCTTCGACCCGAAGAGCTTTGTCGAGTTCGAGGGCGACGTCTGCATCGTGCCGCCGAATTCCTTTGCGCTGGCCCGCAGCGTGGAGTACTTCCGCATTCCGCGCAATGTGCTCACGCTCACCGTCGGCAAGAGCACCTACGCCCGTTGCGGCATTATCACGAACGTGACGCCCTTCGAACCCGAGTGGGAAGGCTACGTCACGCTCGAGATTTCGAACACGACCCCGCTTCCGGCGAAGATCTACGCCAACGAAGGCATCGCACAGGTGGTCTTCTTCACGGGGGACGAGCCGCCCGAGGTGTCGTACGGTGACAAGAAAGGCAAGTATCAGGGGCAGCACGGCGTCACACTGCCGCGCATCTGA
- a CDS encoding NADH-quinone oxidoreductase subunit B family protein, whose product MGLISPADNRLVQVDPGAQDGWITTRLDFLVNWARAGSLWPMPFGTACCAIEFMATAASRFDLARFGMERLSYSPRQADVLLCAGRVPLKLAPVIRRIYQQMPQPKWVISMGACASTGGMFDNYAVVQGIDTIIPVDVYVPGCPPRPEALIYGIMMLQKKVMQDRMKDTTRHVEIVPDTESQLYIPPSRIDELSEPFGNSVHQTRSAP is encoded by the coding sequence GTGGGATTGATCTCGCCCGCGGATAACCGCCTCGTACAGGTCGATCCCGGCGCGCAGGATGGCTGGATCACAACCCGTCTCGATTTCCTGGTGAACTGGGCACGTGCTGGCTCGCTCTGGCCTATGCCTTTCGGTACGGCCTGCTGCGCCATCGAGTTCATGGCGACCGCCGCGAGCCGCTTCGACCTCGCGCGCTTCGGCATGGAGCGACTCAGCTACTCGCCGCGACAGGCCGACGTGCTGCTGTGTGCCGGTCGCGTGCCACTCAAGCTCGCGCCGGTGATTCGTCGTATCTACCAGCAGATGCCGCAGCCGAAGTGGGTCATCTCCATGGGCGCGTGCGCATCCACGGGCGGCATGTTCGACAACTACGCCGTGGTGCAGGGCATCGACACGATCATTCCGGTCGACGTGTATGTGCCGGGCTGTCCGCCGCGTCCGGAAGCGCTCATTTACGGCATCATGATGCTGCAGAAGAAGGTGATGCAGGATCGCATGAAGGACACCACGCGTCACGTGGAGATCGTCCCCGACACCGAGAGCCAGCTCTACATTCCGCCGTCGCGCATCGATGAACTCTCGGAGCCGTTCGGCAACTCGGTGCATCAGACCCGGTCGGCGCCGTGA
- a CDS encoding c-type cytochrome, which produces MRAPSLFRSIVSLLLTPLLIGCAEHAPAPTAGNAERGLALVTAFRDSLPEHSGNALRCVSCHLDNGTRPTAMSWQGTAARYPRYRARPGYEETLARRVNECIARSLAGRMLPEDGQDMRDMLAYLETMRSSPRPAPVDSVKLVGVAARGDIGYAGQCARCHGAGGAGVPAMAAPAVWGSESYAIGAGMARQYTLATFIRHNMPFDHADTLTAQEAADIAAFVLTRPRQDHPGKERDWPKGDPPVDVAYATTAAAAAGKPMPPDRPLLARRVSPDSLLSRR; this is translated from the coding sequence ATGCGAGCTCCCTCTCTTTTTCGCTCGATCGTCTCGTTGCTGCTGACGCCGCTCCTGATCGGGTGCGCCGAGCACGCTCCGGCTCCCACCGCAGGCAACGCGGAACGCGGCCTCGCGCTGGTGACGGCTTTTCGCGACTCGCTGCCGGAGCACAGCGGCAATGCGCTGCGCTGCGTAAGCTGCCATCTCGACAACGGCACACGGCCGACCGCGATGTCGTGGCAGGGGACCGCCGCGCGGTATCCGCGTTATCGCGCACGTCCCGGCTATGAAGAAACGTTGGCGCGTCGCGTGAACGAGTGCATCGCGCGCAGCTTGGCGGGGCGCATGCTGCCGGAAGACGGTCAGGACATGCGTGACATGTTGGCGTATCTCGAGACGATGCGGTCGTCACCTCGTCCGGCGCCAGTCGATTCCGTGAAGCTGGTTGGGGTCGCGGCGCGCGGCGACATCGGCTACGCGGGGCAGTGTGCCCGCTGCCACGGTGCCGGCGGGGCGGGGGTGCCTGCGATGGCGGCGCCAGCGGTGTGGGGAAGTGAGAGCTACGCCATCGGCGCCGGCATGGCGCGGCAGTATACGCTCGCCACATTCATTCGCCATAACATGCCGTTCGATCACGCGGACACGCTCACCGCGCAGGAAGCCGCCGACATCGCCGCGTTCGTGTTGACGCGGCCGCGCCAGGATCATCCCGGCAAGGAGCGCGACTGGCCGAAGGGGGACCCGCCGGTCGACGTGGCGTACGCGACGACCGCAGCGGCGGCGGCCGGAAAGCCGATGCCGCCGGATCGTCCGCTCTTGGCTCGTCGGGTTTCTCCCGATTCACTCCTCTCTCGTCGCTGA
- a CDS encoding NADH-quinone oxidoreductase subunit C, with translation MTAPIVPAVEPSTPSVALQAAIASDANGAPITPTNIAHRGGPVNPTAAALVTRFGAAVVRTEVTWGETTVFVTNEALHDIVRWLHDEPSERYDYLVDVTAVEYRDADRPMEVVWHLRALAHRRFLRLKVELVKRATLSVASIMDIYSGADWLERECFDMFGIRFDGHPDLRRLLMWETYKEGHPLRKDFPLRGRFSRAEQLKQALAADPEARYSMEELSIADAFDSLPEDMKRRLAERAERHDVNHVTDLNDEVGE, from the coding sequence GTGACCGCGCCGATCGTTCCGGCGGTCGAGCCCAGCACGCCCTCCGTGGCGCTGCAGGCCGCGATTGCGTCCGACGCCAACGGCGCACCGATCACGCCCACGAATATTGCGCATCGTGGAGGTCCGGTGAATCCGACCGCCGCGGCGCTCGTCACGCGGTTCGGCGCCGCCGTCGTGCGCACCGAGGTCACGTGGGGCGAGACCACGGTGTTCGTCACGAACGAGGCGCTGCATGACATCGTGCGCTGGCTGCACGACGAGCCGAGCGAACGCTACGACTATCTGGTCGACGTGACGGCGGTCGAGTATCGCGACGCCGATCGTCCGATGGAGGTGGTGTGGCATCTGCGTGCGCTCGCCCATCGTCGATTTCTGCGGCTCAAGGTCGAACTCGTGAAGCGCGCGACGTTGTCCGTCGCGTCGATCATGGACATCTACAGCGGAGCGGATTGGCTCGAGCGCGAGTGCTTTGACATGTTCGGCATTCGCTTCGATGGTCATCCGGATCTGCGGCGTCTCCTGATGTGGGAGACGTACAAGGAAGGCCATCCGCTCCGCAAAGACTTTCCGTTGCGGGGCCGGTTCAGTCGCGCCGAACAGCTCAAGCAGGCGCTCGCCGCCGATCCGGAAGCGCGCTATTCCATGGAAGAGCTTTCCATCGCCGATGCCTTCGATTCGTTACCGGAAGACATGAAGCGCCGACTCGCTGAGCGCGCGGAACGGCACGATGTCAACCACGTCACCGACCTCAATGACGAGGTGGGCGAATGA
- the nuoD gene encoding NADH dehydrogenase (quinone) subunit D yields the protein MVPEPEMDSDHMLINIGPQHPATHGVLRLVLELDGETVVRCIPHIGYLHCGFEKIGEYRQYNQIIPWTDREDYLNSPGNNVAFVLGAERLFGVGMTDRCKVLRVILMELSRIISHLVWLGTTSVDLGAFTPFLWLYQERENVYNLLEGWVGARLTTTATRVGGMAADIPDGWLDGLRAFLRGFPKTLEESVRMLETNAIWAGRTVGLGAMSAQEAVNAGLSGPMLRASGVAYDVRKDFPYLDYETYDFDVVVGTAGDVYDRFLVRVEEMRQSVRILEQALQRLPDGPVNINDPRLILPPKHKATSEMESMIHHFKLVMEGPRPPAGECYVPVESPKGEKGYYMVSDGTSKPVRWRIRPPSFVNLSAIPKMVEGHLLSDVIAINASIDIVMGEIDR from the coding sequence ATGGTTCCGGAGCCCGAGATGGACTCCGACCACATGCTGATCAACATCGGCCCGCAGCATCCCGCCACACACGGTGTGTTGCGCCTCGTGCTCGAACTCGATGGCGAAACTGTGGTGCGTTGCATTCCGCACATCGGCTATCTGCACTGCGGATTCGAGAAGATCGGTGAGTACCGCCAGTACAACCAGATCATCCCGTGGACGGACCGCGAGGACTATCTCAACTCGCCGGGCAACAACGTCGCGTTTGTCCTTGGCGCCGAGCGACTGTTCGGCGTGGGGATGACCGATCGCTGCAAAGTGCTGCGCGTCATCCTCATGGAGCTGTCGCGTATCATTTCGCATTTGGTGTGGCTGGGCACGACGTCCGTCGACCTCGGCGCGTTCACACCGTTCCTGTGGTTGTACCAGGAACGCGAGAACGTGTACAACCTGCTCGAGGGGTGGGTCGGTGCCCGCCTGACCACCACCGCGACGCGCGTTGGTGGCATGGCGGCCGACATTCCCGACGGCTGGCTCGACGGACTGCGGGCATTTCTCCGCGGCTTCCCGAAGACGCTGGAGGAATCGGTGCGCATGCTCGAGACCAATGCGATCTGGGCTGGACGCACCGTTGGACTGGGGGCGATGAGCGCGCAGGAGGCGGTGAACGCCGGGCTCTCCGGCCCAATGCTTCGCGCCTCGGGTGTCGCGTACGATGTGCGCAAGGACTTCCCGTATCTCGACTACGAGACGTACGACTTCGACGTGGTCGTGGGCACCGCGGGCGACGTGTACGATCGCTTCCTCGTGCGCGTGGAAGAGATGCGTCAGAGTGTGCGCATTCTCGAGCAGGCGCTCCAGCGTTTGCCTGATGGCCCGGTGAACATCAACGATCCGCGTCTCATCCTACCGCCCAAGCATAAGGCGACGAGCGAGATGGAGTCGATGATCCATCACTTCAAGCTCGTGATGGAAGGCCCGCGTCCGCCGGCCGGCGAATGCTACGTACCGGTGGAAAGTCCGAAAGGCGAGAAGGGCTACTACATGGTCAGCGACGGCACGTCGAAGCCTGTGCGTTGGCGAATCCGTCCGCCCTCGTTCGTGAATCTGTCGGCGATTCCGAAGATGGTGGAAGGCCATTTGCTGTCGGACGTGATTGCGATCAACGCCAGCATCGACATCGTGATGGGAGAGATCGACCGGTGA